In Syntrophomonadaceae bacterium, one DNA window encodes the following:
- the xsc gene encoding sulfoacetaldehyde acetyltransferase — protein MPKVKMTPSEAITEQLLAEGVEYAAGIVGSAFMDVLDLWPTAGIKFIPVRDEHTAGHMMDAYGRVTGKIGVCIGQNGPGMTNMVTSVATAYHAHTPMLVIGPSAGTPTVGWDGFQEVDQVPIFKPITKACLRVTHPSRAADVIRTAFRIAYADRGPVYVDIPRDYFYGVLEDEILPPEKYRATTRISPDPETLKRAAEVLKEAKNPVIISGRGAVDADALGVVAEIAKHLTAPVAVSYLHNDAFPSDNPYWVGPIGYMGSKAAMHSVREADVILAIGTRLSVFGTLPQYDITYFTGAQKIVQIDINPKQIGRRHPVEVGIVGDAKIAAQKLLSFLVCMGGYEHNEARMAGIQAKKKAWEEEIKTLAMVEGNPMNPRRVLYELANYLPAECIVTTDIGNVSSTANSYLKFTKPRKHIACLTHGNTGFAYQAALGAKLGSPESPVLAIVGDGAWGMSFYEVMTAVEQELPVIGCVFNNGSWAAEKKNQVDFYNNRFYGVEIKQPSWAEVARVMGAQGITVNNPADIKDALDAAFNAKIPTVIDFMVDGNQLAPPFRRDALALPTRYLKKYAHLDVNNW, from the coding sequence ATGCCGAAAGTAAAAATGACACCCAGTGAGGCAATTACAGAACAGTTGCTGGCGGAAGGAGTGGAGTATGCGGCAGGTATCGTAGGGTCAGCCTTTATGGATGTTTTGGATCTGTGGCCGACAGCAGGCATAAAATTTATTCCGGTCAGAGATGAGCATACAGCGGGCCATATGATGGATGCTTATGGCCGTGTGACTGGAAAAATAGGTGTCTGTATTGGACAAAACGGTCCTGGAATGACAAACATGGTGACCAGTGTAGCGACAGCCTACCATGCCCATACACCCATGCTGGTGATTGGCCCGTCAGCAGGTACCCCAACAGTAGGGTGGGACGGTTTTCAAGAAGTCGATCAAGTTCCGATTTTCAAGCCGATAACCAAAGCCTGCCTGAGAGTAACTCATCCCAGCAGGGCGGCGGATGTGATCAGGACAGCCTTCAGGATCGCGTATGCTGATCGCGGTCCCGTGTATGTAGACATTCCCAGGGATTACTTTTATGGTGTGTTGGAAGACGAAATACTTCCTCCGGAGAAGTATCGTGCCACTACAAGGATCTCACCCGACCCGGAGACTTTAAAACGAGCGGCAGAAGTGCTAAAAGAAGCAAAGAATCCAGTAATTATTTCAGGAAGAGGGGCTGTGGATGCCGACGCACTAGGCGTTGTAGCCGAAATAGCCAAACACCTGACAGCGCCTGTAGCGGTATCCTATCTCCATAATGATGCTTTTCCAAGTGATAATCCCTACTGGGTGGGCCCGATAGGCTATATGGGTTCAAAAGCAGCCATGCACTCTGTCAGAGAAGCAGACGTGATATTAGCCATAGGTACCAGGCTATCAGTGTTCGGGACCTTGCCCCAGTATGATATTACTTATTTTACGGGCGCCCAAAAGATAGTGCAAATAGACATCAATCCCAAGCAGATCGGGCGCAGGCACCCGGTAGAAGTAGGCATCGTAGGAGACGCCAAGATAGCAGCCCAAAAATTGCTTTCGTTTCTTGTGTGCATGGGCGGGTATGAGCATAATGAGGCCCGCATGGCCGGGATTCAGGCCAAGAAAAAAGCCTGGGAAGAAGAGATCAAAACTCTGGCCATGGTAGAAGGCAATCCCATGAATCCCCGCCGGGTGCTGTACGAGTTGGCTAACTATTTGCCGGCAGAATGCATCGTGACGACAGACATTGGAAACGTATCATCAACAGCAAACAGCTATCTGAAATTCACAAAACCGCGCAAACACATTGCCTGTCTGACTCACGGCAATACAGGTTTTGCCTATCAGGCGGCGTTAGGTGCCAAACTAGGATCACCAGAAAGCCCTGTTCTGGCAATTGTAGGAGACGGGGCCTGGGGGATGAGTTTTTACGAGGTGATGACGGCAGTAGAACAAGAACTGCCTGTAATAGGTTGCGTATTTAACAACGGATCCTGGGCAGCAGAAAAGAAAAACCAGGTAGACTTCTATAACAACCGCTTCTACGGAGTGGAAATCAAACAGCCCAGCTGGGCAGAAGTGGCCAGAGTGATGGGAGCCCAGGGCATAACTGTGAATAACCCGGCGGATATCAAAGACGCACTGGATGCAGCCTTTAATGCTAAGATACCAACAGTGATCGACTTTATGGTGGATGGCAACCAGCTTGCACCTCCCTTCAGAAGAGATGCCTTGGCGCTTCCAACCCGGTACCTGAAAAAGTATGCTCACTTGGATGTTAATAATTGGTAG
- a CDS encoding TRAP transporter large permease subunit has translation MGVELSVELITVLMFVCLFGSLFMGLPVALGLGGTAVLFAMLFDPRTLLAAPMAFFYTPWQHILVTVPMFLFMGNLIRYSGIAEAAYDAAYKLIGHLPGGLAMGTVKVCTIFAAITGITPPATITMAQIAYPSMMKYRYHRGIAIGAIGAGGALGALIPPSVPFIFYGLLAGESVGALFLGGILPGLLLAGLYILYIGIRCKIQPGMGPPIPKDESFTLKEKITAVLSIWPFLVLIFIVLGVIWLGIATPPEAAVFGASGALLINLIYRRLTWAILKESLDVTVKLTGMGLWILIGANLFVNVFNALGCQKIVTAAVIGLPGGELGVILMMMLVIMFLGMVMDDWAIIMLITPLYVPILIEMGISTLWFGVLFIVNIQIAYLSPPFGFVLFWLKGVLPKDVTMGDIYRSVFPFIIMQIIGLGLIIAFPQIALWLPSMLMK, from the coding sequence TTGGGTGTTGAATTGAGTGTTGAGCTGATCACCGTCTTAATGTTTGTTTGCCTTTTTGGCTCTCTGTTTATGGGACTTCCGGTGGCTCTTGGCTTGGGTGGCACTGCCGTATTGTTTGCTATGCTATTTGATCCCCGCACGTTGCTGGCAGCTCCGATGGCCTTTTTTTATACACCCTGGCAGCATATTTTAGTAACAGTACCCATGTTCCTTTTTATGGGAAATCTGATCCGCTACTCTGGAATTGCTGAAGCTGCTTATGATGCGGCATACAAATTAATTGGCCATCTCCCAGGTGGGCTGGCAATGGGAACAGTTAAGGTTTGCACCATTTTTGCGGCTATTACTGGGATTACGCCTCCAGCTACCATTACCATGGCTCAGATTGCCTATCCTTCTATGATGAAGTACAGATACCACAGAGGAATAGCCATAGGCGCTATTGGGGCTGGGGGCGCACTGGGGGCTCTCATTCCGCCAAGTGTCCCCTTCATCTTCTATGGCCTTTTGGCTGGCGAATCAGTAGGAGCTCTATTTTTAGGCGGCATTCTACCGGGCTTGTTGTTAGCTGGCCTATATATTTTATATATCGGCATCAGGTGCAAGATCCAACCGGGGATGGGCCCCCCGATACCTAAAGACGAAAGTTTTACTTTAAAGGAAAAGATTACCGCTGTATTAAGTATCTGGCCGTTTCTCGTCCTTATTTTTATTGTTCTTGGAGTAATCTGGCTGGGGATAGCTACGCCGCCAGAGGCCGCTGTTTTTGGTGCTAGTGGCGCTCTGTTGATTAATTTAATATACCGTAGGCTAACTTGGGCAATACTTAAAGAGTCTCTGGATGTTACGGTTAAACTCACTGGAATGGGTTTATGGATTTTAATTGGTGCCAACTTATTCGTTAATGTCTTCAATGCTTTGGGCTGTCAAAAAATAGTAACTGCGGCAGTAATAGGATTGCCTGGTGGTGAGCTTGGCGTAATCCTGATGATGATGTTAGTGATCATGTTTTTAGGGATGGTCATGGATGATTGGGCAATAATCATGCTGATTACCCCTTTATATGTGCCGATACTAATTGAGATGGGCATTAGCACCCTGTGGTTCGGTGTGTTATTCATAGTCAATATCCAGATCGCATATCTGTCACCACCCTTTGGGTTTGTTCTGTTTTGGCTAAAAGGTGTATTGCCTAAGGATGTTACCATGGGAGATATCTATCGTTCCGTTTTTCCTTTTATCATCATGCAAATAATTGGTTTGGGATTAATTATTGCCTTTCCGCAGATCGCTTTGTGGCTTCCAAGTATGTTGATGAAATAA
- the dctP gene encoding TRAP transporter substrate-binding protein DctP yields the protein MKKLLVLILVLLLAASIFAATGCGQKPQPAEAPKTEPAKQEYGPPATVTTWRFQPIFQPTDAGWNNGVVPWARAVEEATKGTVKIELLPGGSITSAAEAFRATMAGMIDVYAGWATVYGGDMPEGMLAYGIAMGAENHRDAWAAMWGDPKYRIGELVQTAANERNLHWVGWSSQGPNVALTNFPVRRLEDFAGRKMRAGAPQAIFHKALGGTPVVVPGAEIYMAIKLGTIEGTYWDAGGSATMKFHEVTDYMILPGWCPAQHQEIYVNLDRWKALNQWQRDRISEIFMPVYFETSRLHLANLAKSKEIFVNEGKGQILNLPSSEVERLRKIVREQVWPQVAAQSPRNAKGVELWTQFLVDIGTLKN from the coding sequence ATGAAGAAACTATTGGTTTTAATACTAGTGTTGCTGTTAGCTGCAAGTATTTTTGCAGCAACGGGCTGCGGACAGAAACCTCAACCAGCGGAAGCGCCAAAAACTGAACCGGCGAAACAAGAGTATGGACCTCCGGCGACAGTAACTACGTGGAGATTTCAACCAATCTTTCAACCCACCGATGCTGGTTGGAATAATGGTGTAGTTCCATGGGCAAGGGCTGTAGAAGAAGCTACCAAAGGAACAGTAAAGATCGAACTGCTTCCTGGCGGCTCGATAACCAGTGCTGCGGAAGCATTTAGAGCTACCATGGCTGGCATGATTGACGTATATGCCGGCTGGGCAACTGTGTATGGCGGAGACATGCCCGAAGGCATGCTGGCTTATGGAATAGCAATGGGGGCAGAAAATCACCGTGATGCATGGGCAGCCATGTGGGGCGACCCTAAATACCGTATCGGTGAGCTTGTTCAGACAGCAGCCAATGAACGCAACCTGCACTGGGTGGGATGGAGCAGCCAGGGACCCAATGTTGCGCTTACCAATTTCCCAGTGAGGCGGCTTGAAGATTTTGCCGGCCGCAAAATGAGAGCCGGCGCTCCTCAGGCAATATTCCATAAAGCATTAGGTGGTACCCCTGTGGTTGTGCCGGGAGCGGAAATATACATGGCAATTAAGTTGGGTACTATTGAAGGAACTTACTGGGATGCAGGAGGAAGTGCTACCATGAAGTTTCATGAGGTTACGGATTATATGATCTTGCCGGGATGGTGTCCTGCTCAGCATCAGGAAATATATGTTAATTTGGACAGATGGAAAGCATTAAATCAATGGCAGCGGGATCGTATCAGCGAAATCTTTATGCCTGTTTATTTTGAAACCAGCAGATTGCATTTAGCAAATTTAGCGAAGTCTAAAGAGATTTTTGTTAATGAAGGCAAGGGTCAGATCCTGAATTTGCCAAGTTCGGAAGTGGAACGGTTGCGCAAAATAGTAAGAGAACAGGTATGGCCTCAAGTTGCAGCACAATCGCCGCGCAATGCCAAGGGAGTGGAGTTGTGGACCCAATTCCTCGTGGATATAGGAACACTTAAAAACTAA
- a CDS encoding TRAP transporter small permease subunit, protein MEQIIDSISEVFGRISWLLVFYCMVFGLTDVILRYVFNRPSLWISETIQYAMVLLACLSGAYALNKDAFVKLDLFYARFSLRTKAIFDIGTSIIAFLYLYILITKGIDAAQMAIFLKTATPSAMPIPLYHLKAFIPFAVFCFLLVVIKKLVNDILLIIGYEKR, encoded by the coding sequence ATGGAGCAAATAATTGATTCTATAAGCGAAGTTTTTGGCAGAATTAGCTGGTTGCTTGTTTTCTATTGTATGGTTTTTGGATTAACTGACGTAATACTTAGATATGTGTTTAACCGGCCCTCCTTATGGATTAGTGAGACAATTCAGTATGCGATGGTTTTGTTGGCCTGTTTGTCTGGGGCCTATGCTCTTAACAAGGATGCTTTTGTTAAACTAGATCTTTTTTATGCCCGCTTTTCTTTGCGGACCAAAGCAATTTTTGATATAGGCACTTCTATCATTGCATTCTTGTACCTGTATATTCTGATTACAAAGGGGATTGACGCTGCGCAAATGGCTATTTTCCTAAAGACGGCAACACCAAGCGCTATGCCGATCCCGTTATATCATTTAAAAGCGTTTATACCATTTGCGGTTTTTTGCTTCTTGCTTGTAGTAATTAAAAAACTTGTTAACGATATACTGCTAATAATTGGATATGAAAAAAGATAG
- a CDS encoding sulfite exporter TauE/SafE family protein translates to MIGSPEWWGGALVVVVATVLQSITGFGFALVAVPLFLLFHDPHTAVLLNLMISFASQIFLTLQVKEDILKPTVRNLYLGSLLGLLPGLYIFLTFDVGILKLIISAICVAFAGSLLMNIAPKGIKGTRAELMIGAVSGSLSSSVGMPGPPIVLFFNQMELPKHQFRATSALYFTLLYPSTLLLMALAGSIRLETVYLALSLFPFTFAGKNLGYRIFSRVSQQQFQKGIPVVVIAAAVYVLLSQLN, encoded by the coding sequence ATGATTGGGTCGCCGGAATGGTGGGGAGGGGCTCTGGTGGTGGTAGTGGCAACCGTATTGCAGTCTATCACCGGGTTTGGCTTTGCCCTGGTTGCAGTGCCTTTGTTTTTGCTTTTTCATGATCCTCATACCGCTGTATTGTTAAATCTGATGATTTCTTTTGCTTCCCAGATCTTTCTCACCCTGCAGGTTAAGGAGGACATTTTAAAGCCGACGGTACGGAATTTATATCTTGGCAGCTTGCTTGGCCTACTGCCCGGGCTTTATATTTTTTTAACCTTTGATGTAGGTATTCTGAAACTTATTATCAGCGCGATTTGTGTGGCCTTCGCCGGCTCCCTGTTAATGAATATAGCCCCAAAAGGCATTAAGGGGACCAGGGCAGAATTGATGATTGGGGCTGTTTCAGGCTCTTTGAGCTCCAGTGTTGGAATGCCTGGCCCCCCGATTGTATTGTTTTTTAACCAGATGGAACTGCCGAAACACCAATTCCGGGCCACTTCTGCCCTTTATTTTACCTTGCTTTATCCCAGCACTCTACTTCTGATGGCATTAGCGGGATCCATCAGGCTGGAAACTGTGTACCTGGCGCTCAGCCTGTTTCCTTTTACCTTTGCGGGAAAAAACCTTGGTTACCGCATTTTCTCCCGGGTGTCCCAGCAACAGTTCCAAAAGGGCATCCCGGTAGTTGTGATCGCAGCGGCAGTTTATGTCCTCTTATCTCAGCTAAATTAA
- a CDS encoding DUF433 domain-containing protein gives MAKLFDRITVNPEVCMGQPTIRGMRITIAFVLKLLASGMTHDEILKAYPELKEEDILQSIEYAAWLAGEYHRPIPAYAE, from the coding sequence ATGGCTAAACTATTTGATCGTATAACTGTGAATCCTGAGGTTTGTATGGGTCAGCCAACCATTAGGGGAATGCGCATTACTATTGCCTTTGTTCTTAAGCTACTGGCTTCTGGTATGACCCATGATGAAATTCTGAAGGCATACCCTGAACTCAAAGAAGAAGATATTCTTCAGTCTATTGAATATGCAGCATGGCTTGCCGGAGAGTACCATCGCCCTATTCCGGCTTATGCAGAATAA